From one Streptomyces sp. NBC_01478 genomic stretch:
- a CDS encoding IS110 family transposase, producing the protein MNDNDDIGVILGLDVGKSTHHGHGLTPAGKKVFDKPLPNTEPKLRDVFEKLKAKFGTVLVIVDQPASIGALPLTVARDAGCKVAYLPGLSMRRIADLYPGEAKTDARDAAVIADAARTLPHTLRSLEATDEITAELTVLVGFDQDLAAEATRTSNRIRGLLTQFHPSLERVLGPRLDHQAVTWLLERYGSPAALRKAGRRKLVEVIRPKAPRMAQRLIDDVFDALDEQTVVVPGTGTLDIVIPSLARSLGAVHEQRRATEAQITVLLEDHPLSKVLTSLPGVGVRTAATLLVTVGDGTSFPTSAHLASYAGLAPTTTSSGTSIHGEHAPRGGNRQLKRAMFLSAFAALHDPASRTYYDKCRARGKTHTQALLRLARQRINVLFAMLRDGTFYEPRTPRLA; encoded by the coding sequence GTGAACGACAACGACGACATAGGCGTCATCCTCGGCCTGGACGTCGGCAAGAGCACCCATCACGGACACGGACTCACCCCGGCCGGCAAGAAGGTCTTCGACAAACCCCTGCCCAACACCGAGCCGAAACTGCGGGACGTCTTCGAGAAGCTGAAGGCCAAGTTCGGCACCGTCCTGGTGATCGTCGACCAGCCCGCCTCCATCGGCGCCCTGCCACTGACGGTGGCCCGGGATGCCGGCTGCAAGGTCGCCTACCTGCCGGGCCTGTCGATGCGGCGGATCGCCGATCTCTACCCGGGCGAGGCCAAAACCGACGCCCGCGACGCGGCCGTGATCGCCGACGCCGCCCGCACCCTGCCGCACACACTGCGCTCGCTGGAGGCGACCGACGAGATCACCGCCGAACTCACGGTCCTCGTCGGCTTCGACCAGGATCTGGCGGCCGAGGCCACCCGCACCTCCAACCGGATCCGCGGCCTGCTCACCCAGTTCCACCCCAGCCTCGAGCGGGTCCTGGGACCGCGTCTGGACCATCAGGCTGTGACCTGGCTGCTGGAACGCTACGGATCCCCTGCCGCTCTGCGAAAAGCCGGACGCCGCAAGCTGGTTGAGGTGATCCGGCCCAAGGCCCCCAGGATGGCCCAGCGGCTGATCGACGACGTCTTCGACGCACTCGACGAACAGACCGTCGTCGTTCCCGGCACCGGCACCCTCGACATCGTGATCCCCTCCCTGGCCCGCTCGCTCGGAGCCGTCCACGAACAACGCCGGGCCACAGAAGCCCAGATCACAGTCCTGCTGGAGGATCACCCTCTTTCGAAGGTCCTGACGTCGCTGCCCGGCGTCGGCGTCAGGACCGCCGCCACCCTGCTGGTCACCGTCGGCGACGGCACCAGTTTCCCCACCTCCGCCCACCTGGCCTCCTACGCCGGCCTCGCCCCGACCACGACGTCGTCGGGCACCTCCATCCACGGCGAACACGCGCCACGAGGCGGCAACCGGCAACTCAAACGCGCGATGTTCCTCTCCGCGTTCGCCGCCCTGCACGATCCCGCCTCCCGCACCTACTACGACAAATGCCGGGCCCGAGGGAAAACCCACACACAAGCCCTCCTCCGCCTCGCCCGCCAACGCATCAACGTCCTGTTCGCGATGCTCCGCGACGGCACCTTCTACGAACCCAGAACCCCACGCCTCGCTTGA
- a CDS encoding NAD(P)H-binding protein codes for MVLVTGATGTVGGEVVRALPAGLRVRVMTRDPAKAAGVFPGAETVAGDYTDPPSLAGALHGVRTAFLVTARVDGGDDAAFVAAAVKAGVRRVVKLSAAAVLDPGADDLLTRRQRANEDLLRGCGLQWTLLRPRAFMSNSLSWAAPVRRERTVRALYGTSPNACVDPRDIAEVAVRALTEDGHAGRAYTLTGPQALTAAGQTRELGRLLGIPLRFQELTPDQARAALSGRYPPPVVEALLASAERQRAGAKAHVEDTVRTLTGHPARSFRTWARDHLEAFTPPPDEPGPHPQTP; via the coding sequence GTGGTCCTGGTGACGGGCGCGACGGGGACGGTGGGAGGGGAAGTGGTCCGCGCCCTGCCCGCGGGCCTGCGGGTGCGGGTCATGACCAGGGACCCGGCGAAGGCCGCGGGGGTCTTCCCGGGGGCGGAGACGGTCGCCGGGGACTACACCGACCCGCCGTCGCTGGCCGGGGCCCTGCACGGTGTGCGCACGGCGTTCCTGGTCACCGCCCGCGTCGACGGCGGCGACGACGCGGCCTTCGTCGCGGCCGCGGTGAAGGCCGGGGTGCGGCGGGTGGTGAAACTCTCCGCGGCGGCCGTCCTGGACCCCGGGGCCGACGACCTCCTCACCCGCCGGCAGCGCGCGAACGAGGACCTGCTGCGCGGCTGCGGCCTGCAGTGGACCCTGCTGCGCCCGCGCGCGTTCATGTCCAACTCCCTGTCCTGGGCGGCCCCCGTCCGCCGCGAGCGCACCGTCCGCGCGCTGTACGGGACCTCGCCCAACGCCTGCGTGGACCCCCGCGACATCGCCGAGGTCGCGGTACGGGCCCTGACCGAGGACGGCCACGCCGGACGCGCCTACACCCTGACCGGACCGCAGGCCCTGACCGCCGCCGGCCAGACCCGCGAGCTGGGCCGGCTGCTCGGCATCCCGCTGCGCTTTCAGGAACTGACCCCTGATCAGGCCCGCGCCGCGCTGAGCGGACGCTACCCGCCCCCGGTCGTCGAAGCCCTCCTGGCGAGCGCGGAACGCCAGCGGGCCGGCGCCAAGGCCCACGTCGAGGACACCGTCCGCACCCTGACCGGCCACCCGGCCCGCTCCTTCCGGACCTGGGCCCGGGACCACCTCGAAGCCTTCACCCCGCCCCCGGACGAACCCGGCCCCCACCCACAGACGCCGTAA
- a CDS encoding ScbR family autoregulator-binding transcription factor, which yields MQDRAILTRQAILAAAAGVFEERGYRAATISEILARAGVTRGALYFHFPSKEDLAEGVIREQDGRLPAVGPECAVQQLVDTVVLHAHRLRTDPVVRAGARLALDQQAEGLDRGGSFRRWGEVGTGLLEQARERGELLPHVVPAQTAGVLVGAFAGIQALSRSLSGYQDLPRRVTGLLRHVLPSVVIPPVLAAVDLSETRGARVQEQLHDTVGVPGQAPLT from the coding sequence ATGCAGGACCGGGCGATCCTCACCCGCCAGGCGATCCTCGCCGCGGCGGCCGGGGTCTTCGAGGAACGCGGCTACCGGGCCGCGACGATCAGCGAGATCCTCGCCCGGGCGGGGGTGACCCGCGGTGCGCTCTACTTCCATTTCCCCTCCAAGGAGGATCTGGCGGAGGGGGTGATCCGCGAGCAGGACGGCCGGCTGCCCGCGGTGGGCCCCGAGTGCGCCGTCCAGCAACTGGTGGACACCGTGGTCCTGCACGCCCACCGGCTGCGCACCGACCCGGTGGTCCGGGCCGGTGCGCGGCTCGCGCTCGACCAGCAGGCCGAGGGGCTCGACCGCGGCGGATCCTTCCGGCGCTGGGGCGAGGTCGGCACCGGCCTGCTGGAACAGGCGCGGGAGCGCGGCGAGCTGCTGCCGCACGTGGTGCCGGCCCAGACCGCGGGCGTCCTGGTGGGGGCCTTCGCCGGAATCCAGGCCCTCTCCCGGTCCCTGTCCGGCTACCAGGACCTGCCGCGCCGGGTCACCGGCCTGCTGCGGCACGTGCTGCCGTCCGTCGTGATCCCCCCGGTGCTGGCCGCGGTGGACCTCTCCGAGACCAGGGGCGCCCGGGTCCAGGAGCAGCTCCACGACACGGTCGGCGTGCCGGGGCAGGCCCCCCTCACCTGA